The Phoenix dactylifera cultivar Barhee BC4 unplaced genomic scaffold, palm_55x_up_171113_PBpolish2nd_filt_p 000144F, whole genome shotgun sequence DNA segment GAATGTTATTGACTTATTTATTAGTCAACATTAGATTTAAAAGatatgattatatttatgaattaATCTGATGTATTGGGTAGTTATTCTTTGTATTAGTTGTGTAATGTTGTTATATTGGATGTGTTATGGTGTATGGATAGTCACGGGGAGTCGTTAAACATTGTAATTGCAGTAAAATTACTTATGCTAATGTGACTGAATGAATGGGCTGAGAATTCAGATCTAAATTGTTCTTCTTTGGGAGACTAGTTTGATCCTGCTTGAAGAGGATATTAGGAGGTTGGTTTCCTTGAAGTCAAcccttttctatttcttttatatttttatctttatttgaaTCAAGCACATAACAGTTGCATTTCATGAAATTTtacaaaataatcaaatttAAAGTATTATAATACTTAATTCTTAAAAAGAGTAGAAATAAACTTTTGCTCCTTTACATGTCTACATTTTTCTACAAGATATTAACGAAGTTGgaatttttaattataaaatgatatcttatctaTCTTATTTTCCTAAATTATTTTCCTATTAAATctaacattttttctttttaattaaattttgatagtTAAAAAGTTTTAGATGACTGAAACCATACGACACCCAAATATACCAAACAGTATATTTTAGCCTGATTTAATGCATAATTTTTCtccttaacttttttttttttttttgatttttttgatttacTTTCTCGTGAAAGCTCTAACCTTAGACTGAAATTGTGAGGATTTTTCATGGCTTGTGAAAAATGTTTCGGATCCAATTTCTAAAGAAATTAAGGACAGCAGTGAAAATATAATATCGTGATGAGAGTACAGGAAATGAAATGTTGAATGGGATGCATAAATCCATTGAGGATTTGCCAGTCTCCCTTGGCCACTTGGCCACAATTTGGTTCCTTCCAGTTCTTAGGAGAGATGTATTACTCCGGTGTAGAGCAGCTAATTCTATCTAGATTGGGATCCATCATTCACGGGGATGAACACCAACAAACTGTAGCCTACCATGGACAACCATCTTGTTGGAAGGAAAAGTAACCTCCAGCACTTACATGGAGAGAAATAGTACCACCCTAGGCCTCTCATTGACTGTTATTTTGAAATGATGGGCAGTCGAGGCAACAAAGAagctatatttttgtcttttgtATGTCACTTTGTGATGAATGGAAGAGGCACTCTAGATTATAGAAAGCTAATTTTCAAAGTCATTCGAGGATCCAATTCTAAGAAATGCTTGTGAGAAATCACTTGACATGAATAATGTAATGAGAATCCTACTAAAAACAGTTGTTGTGGTAAGCATCACTGACTAAAAGCTATTTGCGCTCTTGAGTTGGGTTCCTGATCTTTGATTTATCGGCTTATCAGAGAACAATTAAAGGGTCTGCAAACTAAATTGTTCTAAAGCACATTGTGAAGGGAACAATtgttttggttttcttttttttcttttctatttcttttggaCACAAAGATATGGTCTACAACAACAACAACTGCATATTAGCAGACAAGAAGATTTATATATCTATATAGATAAAAAGCAACTGCATATTAGCAGACAACAAGATTTATATATCTATGTAGGTAAAAAACAAACTGCATATTAGCAAACAACAAGATTTATATATCTataaaaagcaaatatttgTTGACATTTTCTGCATTTTTCAACAATAGTCACAGATCCTTTGGAAATTGATGCTTATGGCCAGCCTCACTATCAGCTGGCCATAGACACGGATTCAACTGAGTCGAGCTTAATTGTGCCTAGGTCTAGTCATACTTTGTTTGAAATTATGTTCAAGCCAAGTTTTAAGATTAAGCTTGATTTTCATATTATTTGATCGAGTCTAATCTGAGTGTAATTTCGAATCGAGTTTAAAATTACTGGGTTCAGATACATCCAGTAAACTTGTGCTCTTTAAAAACAAGAAATAGAGTTGAAGGTGCTCGATGAAAATGCCAACAGAGTCACTTCAATGTAGCTTTTAATGCCTGAGATAAGATATTAGCTTTTAATGCCTGAGATAAGATATTTTCTAGAATAAAGTAAGAAATAAAATGAAACACCACATTAGATCATAGATCTCCTGAATGGATACCAGTATCTTTACGGCTAGACCAGTTCTGATAAATTAACAGAATTGTCAAATTTCGATTAAAACTTCGGAAGCAAACTCGATCCCTACATACCATGCAGTCCACAATAAGACTATgccatggaagaacacaagataaTCCTAAAAATGTTCTGAACACATAAAGAACAGTGCATGTAATCTACCTTCACCAACCCTGATTCAGCTAGATGCCATCATCACCAAAGACATCTAAGAAGCAAGGTGAGTAAGTATAAAATTTTGCTATCCATTCACGCCTCAAGCTGACAAGCTCTTCGGTTCTAGCACTGTTCAAGTGGTAGGCAAGGAGCTCATCTCCTACTTGCAGAAAAACAACACCCAAGTCCGGGTGAAATGCCACAATGTCAAAGTAGTCAGAGTCCTGGAGGTAAAACTCAAGCTCAACTGTCTTGGAACGCGCTTTATGAGGAATGGTATCCACATCCATAGAATGCTTCAGGACCCATTCATTATTAAAGTAGTCCTTCAGAATCCAAAACTCTATTTTGTTCTCCCATTTGCAGGCAAAATTTAAATACCCACCTGAGTGGCCAAGCCATTTGTTGCCAGAAGAATCAGATTCAGGCAGCTTGATTTTGCTGCAGATGTTTCCCTTGTTATCGAATCCCAGGACATAGTCTTCAATACTCAACATATGAACAATTCCATCAAAGAAGACACCAGGCCAGGAAAGCATGTATCCGATGCTATCCTCCCAGTGCGCTTGACCACGAACCCATTCACCTGTCTTAGATGAAAAGATCTCAAGCTTAATGCCGGTTCTTTTCACATCGTCGTCGAAGTGAAGGACATGGAAATGGTGGGAGACTTGAGGATCGAAAGCCAGGAAAAAAGTATCTAAGCTTCCATCTGGCTTTGGGAGGGTGATCCATTTTTGCATTGCAGGGTTGCAGACATAGTAGTAGTAGCCCTCAGACCTGGCATTCCATGACTTGCAGAGGAGCAGCCCATTGCAGCTATCTAAGATGTCTAGGTTTTGAAGACGTGGCAAGAAACTCAGAGTCATATCGACGGTCTGGTCCGCCGATAAGCTGAGATATTTGACGTCGGTGCTCCAGCTTGTATCGATGTTCCAGGTGCCGACGGTGTAAAAGAGACCGGAGACGGTGGCTGGAAGTTTCTTCCGGTAGTAGACGTTGGAGGTGAAAGCAAGCCATGCTTTGGAGACGCATTGGAATCTCATCCAGGACCTGGCAGGAACTCGAGAGAGGATTTCCACCACTAGGTCATCAACTAGTTTGGTTGGAAGAGGCTTCGTGGTGGTATGAACCATCTTCTGCTGCAAAAAGGAGGAattatttagaatatttttttgatcAAGGAAATACTAAGATATGATAGGAAAAGGGAGCATCATTGGTGGCCTTGCTATTTATTGGAGGCAATCTGCAGTCTGTTTTTCTTCTACAAGATAAGCTCATGATGACTTATGACTCTGGGTGATGGTCCCTTGATCTCTCAGTTATATACTTTGGTAAGTTGTTGACACAAAAGGAAGAGCAAGGGCCAATTTGTTAATTTTTTACAAATTGTTTTTGTTTAcacaaatcagaaaaaaaatttgACAAGAGTAAATAATATGTTCTGCAACACCTATTCATTGTCTtaactattttttaaatttttttagaaattttgaTATGTCAACTACTGCAGTTGTTAGTCTTCGAGTCTGGTCTTCACATTGATTTTGATTCCCCTGttctagttctttattttttttaaaaaaaaaaatcctaacaaTTTTAAGATCGTTTACTAAcaaaaattcttactttcaaaGAAGTGGAAACAAAAGAAGGTACTAGCATATTAAGTTGGCAAAGAAATTGGTTGTTGGATCAACTGAAATGGGATCAAATCTTGCGTTAGGTTTGGGGGTCTAGGGGAAGTTTGGAGAGGGCAACCCTCATAGGGCCctttcattttaaaaaaaaggagtgaaaaaaaatcaaaaaatcatGAATTTTCTTCGAATTATATCATTAAAAATAATCTCCATGTGGTATTtaacaaaggaaagaaaatgacACACTTAATATACAATCCTTGAAATATTATCTTAATGGTCAATGGACTTGTAAACTTTAATTGACTACCTCAAAACAAAAAATGCTCCAAGAAAATAAAGACTAGAAAAGATCTTAATCTATGTATTCATTCTATTCCAAATCAATATATTTTGATATATTGATTTATATATACAAGATTATTGTTACTTCATATAACATAAATAGAACAATATTACATATCTTGCACTAAACAAATTGATATTCATCTATATTAATCCCGGATCAAAATTAAAGGATGAAATCATATCTTTCAGATAGTAAAGATTTAGAGACCCATGAAAGATATATTAGAATGAGAAAAACCACAAGAAGAATCGCCATGATCAAGAGTAGGGCTAGAAATTAAAGTAATCACCCGAGCATGTCTAATCAAGATTGATTTAAGGAATCAAATGTATATGAGCTCTTAAAATGTCAAAGATATCCTAGAACAACAAGGGGAGGAGGGGAAGAAACATGAAGAAAAGGACCAAATGACATACAAACGGAGGGGGGGAAAAGAGATACCTGCTTAAGTAGTAGCTATAGCAGAGGCTGCAACCATAGTAGAGGCTTTTAGATAGGTGAGAAAAGCAAATTCAAGAATTGATCGAAACAATGGTAGCAAGCAACAACTTGCGACCTCAACGAGGTGATGGCGGCGGCGAAAAGGAgaataaaagagaagaaaaaagaaaagttggGTTAGCATTAGGTTAAACAAAGTGCAAGATATATAAACTAATTATTTGACAAATATATTTCACTTGTCATGACCATTGCTATATATAAATTAAAAGCATATAGCATTGAAAGACATTTGGGCACTAGGCAATGTATCTTACTTTTTTGCTTATAAATATACTCTTCTTTTAATAAATACACTCCTTCATACATACTTTAACATATGACTTAGAGGAAGTACACTGTCTGAAACATAGTGTGTATTTATCAAGCCCCTCCCAATAAGGAAATGATGtctcaaaattaaataaattttaagaaacTAGTTAGTATTTAGGCGTACAGCTTGTGCATGCCAAAATTGGTATGTTTTTAGGATAAAACTTAAAAATAGTAATGGCAATAAGAACAACAATAGTCTTAGTGAACACCTCAACAAATAAGAGAAGGGTCTCTAGGAAATTataaaaagcaaacaaaataaTGAAACTAGCATAATGCACTAAAGCAAGAAAGAACACGCATGTCTTCATGATGATTATATTTACATAAATTTGTTATAGATTTCGACAATCTAAAGAAACTTGTTCCAGATATTTGCACATTCAATGCAAGAATTTTGGGTTCATGTTTTTTATATTAGTCTTATGGAATTATAATGAACCTTTTCTACCATTTTTAGCAAATTGTAATTGATGTTTTTAATCTGCAACTAAATCTAGAGTGGTATACTCCAACCTAAGTTATAGAAAATTTTATGAGTAGGAGACATGGTATGTATATCCTTGCAAATTTACTACTTACATGTATACTCTTATAAATTATTTCCTTTTGTATATATATCTTTATAAATAATCTTTTTAAcatgtatatttttataaattattttctatatGTATAcctttataatatttttgtgCTTATGTGCACTTAACTTAATAAAGACAGATATGCAAAAAGAATAATTTATAAGCATACACATACAAATAGCAAATTTATGATaatatgtacacacacacaaaaatatTTACAGGGGTATATATGTGAATAGTGAATTTGCAAAAGTATACATGCAATTTCCGGTATTTgtaaggatatatatatatgccaaAAATCTTTCTTAGATTATAACTATATCTAATCATCCAAATACCAGCATCAATCATAATTCATACATCATTGATATTTATAGTTTCCTGCAAGACCCTTCTATACAGGGTTTTAGATGAGACTATTGTTTTCATTTTTTGAGTATTTCTTTGGGGCCCAATTCTATCACCAGTCCCACAAATCTTAACACATTAATTGGTGTAATTCTCTCCGCACATCGTGACCGTCGATGGAAGGGCAAGACTCAACGTCCCTCGTGTACCGCACCATTCCACAAATCACACCTACAGAGCAATGTAATTCACAAGGCTCtcaaatcccttttttttttttttgtgattggAAGGCGTAAATCATCCGGCTTTTATTGATCAAGAACCGGGAAATTCAAAGAGGAAGTGTTCCCAGAAGCTTAGACAACacattgggaaaaaaaaaaaaaaacaaaatcagaatcCTCTGATACAGATAATGGAGTTCGAGTTTTCCAACCAAAACAAGAGATCGAAGCTGAAAAAGGTGAAGCATTTCCAGCAATAGAGAAATGAGCTAACATAGTTCTTCTCATCAAGCTGAAAAATTATTAGTTAAATCAGATTCATCGTAGGGGCGGCTCGATGCATTTGGAGACTTAAGATGAACCCACTAAGAGacgctttttttaaaaaaataataaaaaaatttaataagtacaaaatatttttaaaaaattatttaaaaataatttgccTAGTTtttttatatgcaaaattatattttttacccaagattcattaaaatattattttcaatcgataatatagctaatccatttaGTTTTTCTTGTAACATAGTTGaccgcaaataagattttatcaactttaattttgaaaaacttctttcagcagaaACAACTGTTACAGGTATTATTAACAATATCCTGTAagcaatgcatgcatttggaattttttttttataaaacttaaaatatcaataggggtactagtttctgtttgtaaaactttttttaaaacttttaactttGAAAACAGATTAAGACCATCAATATTAGAATATTCACCGTGCTTTAAAACAGTTTCAAGATAAAGAAAACACTTTTTTAAATCCTCTTCATCCAAAGcttttaactttctaaaattaaacaaaaagttAAAAACATTTGCACTCCTGACATATGTTATATGTAGGCCAGATATGTACAGTTTCAGAGCATTTCCACCCTATAAACAGGCCAACCTACTGAAAAAGGTATGTATAAGCCCTTGTACAAACTATAGTATTTAGATCAATAAGTACAATGAATCAAAGAATAGATTAGCAGACTGCGTGCTAAACGTGCAATATAAAGCAATACACACACATACGAATTGCAATACTTTTTCTAACATTTTAGATGAAAGAAGCTTGGGTTACATTATTTTGGAATTATAAATCTTACATTAATCCTTATACTAAGGTTTCCTCATTTTTATCATTGATTACAAAATCCCCAACCCAAACCTGATGTGATGCGTTGGCAGGAAGCAAGCAAGGTCCTTCAGGAATCCAATATGTTAATATTACATATGTTTGCTCTGCATGATGGTACTTGAATTCCTCCTGCACAATATACAAATAATATCAGTAATTATAGAAATAATGCTTTCACAATATTTCACTCGCCAAAGTTAGCATCATTAAAACTAATAATCTGTTAGAAATTTAGAGTACTTATTTTCTATTAACCAAGAGTATCTAGATAaccatctgaaaaataaaatcagatgaCCCCTTAAATAATATTCACTACAAAAAATTTTATCGAACAGGTGCGGTGCACCAAGCCAATAAATCCTACTTGGCGTATTATATTTGGCTGGATAAGAATGCTTGCATCTTTGAAGGTAGGAGGGCACTTTTGAGGGTCGTAATGGACAAAGCCATCAGTCAAGTGACCAAGATCATCACATCTACCAGAGAGACTTTACCTAGGAGGTCTAGGGACATATGGGGTTCCCATATCGCTGTCATAGCGCTCAGAGTTACTTTTGTCATTTGGGAGCCCCCATCCCCTAGTTTTcttaaggtgaacttcgatTACAATGTCTCGGTAGGAGGAGACAGAGGAGGGACATGCTTTGTGATCTAGAATCACCACTCTAGGTTGGTTGCTACATGTGGGTAGCGCACCTGTGACATAACCGTTATAGGAGTGGAGCTCAAGACAACATGAGAGGGCATCATATATATGAGGAGTACCCTAGAGGCTAACAATATCCTTCTGAAAGGTGATTCAGCCATGGTGATCGAGTGGATCCAGGATGTAGAATGGCAGGGCGACAAGCACTCTTTGCTTAGGATATCCAGAGTCTGGTGAGAGATTGCCATTCCTTTCCGGCTACCCATGCATACTGGGAGGCGAATAAGGCTGCAGACTGAATTGCCTCTTTCGCTACTTATCATTCAGGAGAGGTCCTATGGACAAGGTTTGATACTGCGCCCCCACCTCTGagccattttattttttttgatgttgctGGTTACACTCACAC contains these protein-coding regions:
- the LOC103724004 gene encoding F-box protein At5g07610-like, whose product is MVHTTTKPLPTKLVDDLVVEILSRVPARSWMRFQCVSKAWLAFTSNVYYRKKLPATVSGLFYTVGTWNIDTSWSTDVKYLSLSADQTVDMTLSFLPRLQNLDILDSCNGLLLCKSWNARSEGYYYYVCNPAMQKWITLPKPDGSLDTFFLAFDPQVSHHFHVLHFDDDVKRTGIKLEIFSSKTGEWVRGQAHWEDSIGYMLSWPGVFFDGIVHMLSIEDYVLGFDNKGNICSKIKLPESDSSGNKWLGHSGGYLNFACKWENKIEFWILKDYFNNEWVLKHSMDVDTIPHKARSKTVELEFYLQDSDYFDIVAFHPDLGVVFLQVGDELLAYHLNSARTEELVSLRREWIAKFYTYSPCFLDVFGDDGI